One window of the Candidatus Zixiibacteriota bacterium genome contains the following:
- a CDS encoding exported hypothetical protein (Evidence 5 : Unknown function) → MRLCKLILAVSSILVSAFAAIPASALELPDFQVNEENYPAIFNQMAPIVASTPDGRFVICWQDGREGSSGYNYPYPYFQLFSSTGTRIGGNVKADIKLVGSGPVAAMNSLGEFVIAFVRAGRESYTYANLIVKRYDASGQQVGPEITAALASDYYYIANPSISINDNGHMALSFYAALKDGGQAFFVQYLDYNSGLVGGNTMIEPIVVNSGGQTMQTVIDNQDRVFLSSVFQNLSYGYTQAIKSLNYPLYQISPAVIIDSSIRIEGEIMQDIIPGGIAVHPDGKILTVWRILTYESTGPDSWQSLTDSTYMMMLEGNLNIITPKSALIDPFLIDSPVFMASPVARNDGFELAGLLSSPQEIVRRKVLLDGTLSDWRGTYFSISSDSYRRSFQVNPVSGAALFFWHTSTGDIEMEGMADNGAIIQDRQKVHDDVGAEQTWPSVAIDKDGSKLVLWIDYRETLRGSIFAQRYDAAGNVIGSNWRIRTSGYSKSGLRLASNGSDRAVAVWHEATPYPELWAQIFDYPSFTPIGEPFRYCTNPYLNIQANPDVGIRADKSFVLTWRSRIPGDTVYADYIAGYSSAGIIEGSPQIAGTMTSGVRIAMTADGGYYLGWMERGDIKSQLYDAAGVPQGSTFVVSDRERPLVLPEMAVNSAGQIGFAWHCWGVYSGGYLDGIWFRGFDPNGQPLGSAVKVTAFDPHASFDRPCGIAAGPDGNFTLIWADSLAADLDIWAQRVTPAGQTSGYRQKINSDMTEYNQEHGAIAVRGGEISVVWEDLRSGLGNADIYLRTLDWNSLGSYMCGDVNDNGIINILDISYMIMYLYRSGTPPLHPEAADANADGATNILDVSRLINYLYHGGGAPTCN, encoded by the coding sequence ATGAGACTCTGCAAATTGATACTTGCGGTCAGTTCGATTCTGGTTTCTGCGTTCGCGGCGATTCCGGCCAGCGCCCTGGAGTTGCCTGATTTTCAGGTCAATGAGGAGAATTACCCGGCCATATTTAATCAGATGGCACCAATCGTTGCCTCGACGCCCGACGGCCGTTTTGTGATCTGCTGGCAGGACGGCCGGGAAGGTTCATCCGGGTACAATTATCCTTACCCCTATTTCCAGTTATTTTCTTCCACCGGCACCCGGATTGGGGGCAACGTAAAAGCCGACATCAAGTTGGTCGGGAGCGGGCCGGTAGCCGCCATGAATTCGTTGGGGGAATTTGTGATCGCATTTGTCAGGGCCGGCCGGGAGTCGTATACTTATGCCAATTTAATCGTCAAGCGCTACGATGCTTCCGGACAGCAGGTCGGCCCGGAAATAACCGCCGCGCTGGCAAGCGATTATTACTATATAGCAAATCCGTCAATCAGCATAAATGATAACGGCCATATGGCGCTGTCATTCTATGCCGCCCTTAAAGATGGCGGCCAGGCTTTCTTCGTTCAATATCTCGATTATAATTCCGGCCTCGTGGGCGGGAATACCATGATAGAGCCAATAGTTGTGAACAGCGGCGGTCAGACGATGCAGACCGTTATCGATAATCAGGACCGGGTTTTCCTTTCGAGCGTCTTTCAAAATCTGTCGTACGGGTACACGCAGGCAATCAAATCTTTGAACTATCCTCTATATCAAATTTCGCCCGCCGTCATCATTGATTCGTCCATCAGAATCGAAGGGGAAATAATGCAGGATATAATTCCCGGCGGTATCGCGGTTCATCCCGACGGCAAAATCCTCACCGTCTGGCGGATCCTGACTTATGAATCGACCGGTCCCGATTCCTGGCAATCGCTGACCGACAGCACCTATATGATGATGCTCGAGGGCAATCTCAACATAATTACCCCCAAATCCGCTCTGATTGATCCCTTCCTGATAGACAGCCCGGTATTTATGGCCTCGCCGGTGGCGCGTAATGACGGATTTGAACTGGCCGGTCTCCTGAGTTCGCCGCAGGAAATAGTCCGGCGAAAGGTGCTTCTCGACGGGACTCTCTCCGACTGGCGGGGGACCTATTTCAGTATCTCCTCCGACAGTTATCGCAGGAGTTTCCAGGTTAACCCTGTCAGCGGCGCCGCCTTATTTTTCTGGCATACGAGCACCGGTGACATTGAGATGGAGGGGATGGCCGATAACGGCGCCATAATTCAGGATCGCCAGAAAGTTCATGACGACGTCGGGGCCGAGCAGACCTGGCCATCGGTGGCGATCGACAAGGACGGTTCCAAACTGGTTCTCTGGATCGATTACCGTGAAACCCTGCGCGGTTCGATTTTTGCCCAGCGCTATGACGCCGCGGGGAATGTGATCGGCAGCAATTGGCGCATCAGGACCTCGGGATATTCCAAGAGCGGTCTGCGACTGGCCAGCAACGGTTCCGACCGAGCCGTCGCGGTCTGGCATGAAGCCACCCCGTACCCTGAACTATGGGCGCAGATTTTCGATTATCCCTCTTTCACTCCGATCGGGGAGCCGTTCCGATACTGCACCAACCCTTATTTAAATATCCAGGCGAATCCCGATGTCGGTATCAGGGCCGATAAGAGTTTTGTCCTCACATGGCGAAGCCGAATTCCCGGCGATACCGTATACGCCGATTATATCGCCGGTTATTCATCGGCCGGGATTATTGAAGGGAGCCCGCAAATTGCAGGAACTATGACATCCGGGGTTCGGATCGCGATGACCGCCGACGGAGGATATTATCTGGGCTGGATGGAAAGAGGGGACATTAAGTCTCAATTATACGATGCCGCCGGTGTTCCGCAGGGTTCGACTTTTGTCGTTTCCGACCGGGAACGGCCTTTGGTCCTTCCCGAGATGGCCGTCAATTCGGCCGGGCAGATCGGCTTCGCCTGGCATTGCTGGGGAGTCTATTCGGGGGGTTATCTCGATGGAATCTGGTTCCGCGGCTTCGATCCGAATGGCCAACCGCTGGGTTCGGCAGTGAAGGTAACGGCTTTTGATCCCCATGCCTCATTCGATCGTCCCTGCGGTATCGCCGCCGGGCCCGATGGCAATTTCACCCTGATCTGGGCCGATTCCCTGGCCGCCGATCTGGATATCTGGGCGCAACGGGTTACTCCCGCGGGGCAGACTTCGGGATATAGGCAAAAAATTAACAGCGACATGACAGAATACAATCAGGAACATGGCGCCATTGCAGTCCGCGGTGGCGAGATTTCGGTGGTCTGGGAAGATTTACGCAGCGGCCTCGGCAACGCCGATATCTACCTGAGAACCCTCGACTGGAACTCCCTCGGCTCATACATGTGCGGAGATGTCAACGATAACGGTATCATTAATATTCTCGACATTTCGTACATGATTATGTATTTGTACCGCAGCGGGACTCCCCCGCTTCATCCCGAGGCGGCCGACGCCAACGCCGACGGCGCCACCAATATTCTGGATGTGAGTCGACTGATAAATTATCTGTATCATGGAGGCGGTGCGCCGACCTGTAACTGA
- the pit gene encoding putative low-affinity inorganic phosphate transporter (Evidence 3 : Putative function from multiple computational evidences): MTPIMYVIIGTVAVALIFDVINGFHDSANSIATVVSTRVLSPKVAVLWAAFFNFFAMFVFMPRVADTISKIVRIDGTDTVYVYVVLAGLVGAIVWDLITWWLGLPTSSSHALIGGVAGAGLAYKGLGVIHWNIIWKTLQFIPLAPLIGLVIGFAVMIGVFWLFRKWRPSSVDKFFRKGQLLSAALYSLGHGGNDAQKTMGIILALLIAGGIMKPDTELSLKNMDTLWIIVSCNLAMGIGTAFGGWRIVKTMGMKITKLKPVGGFCAETAGAATLFMATHMGIPVSTTHTITGAIIGVGATNRLSGIKWGVAGRIVWAWILTVPAAGLVAAGVFYAIKFLHHGF, encoded by the coding sequence ATGACACCCATAATGTATGTCATCATCGGGACGGTCGCGGTCGCTCTGATTTTTGATGTCATTAACGGTTTTCACGATTCCGCCAATTCCATCGCCACTGTCGTCTCCACGCGGGTCCTGAGCCCCAAAGTCGCCGTCCTCTGGGCCGCCTTCTTCAATTTTTTCGCCATGTTTGTCTTTATGCCCCGTGTCGCCGATACCATCTCCAAAATCGTACGGATTGATGGGACCGACACCGTCTATGTCTATGTGGTTCTGGCCGGTTTGGTCGGGGCGATTGTCTGGGATTTGATAACCTGGTGGCTGGGACTTCCGACCAGTTCCTCTCATGCTCTGATCGGCGGAGTTGCCGGCGCCGGACTTGCTTACAAGGGCTTAGGCGTAATTCACTGGAACATAATCTGGAAGACACTGCAATTCATTCCGCTGGCGCCTTTGATCGGGCTGGTGATCGGTTTTGCCGTCATGATCGGCGTTTTCTGGCTGTTTCGAAAATGGCGCCCCAGCAGTGTCGATAAATTTTTCCGCAAGGGACAGCTCCTCTCGGCGGCTCTTTATTCATTGGGTCACGGCGGCAACGACGCTCAAAAGACGATGGGAATAATTCTGGCCCTTCTGATTGCCGGGGGAATTATGAAGCCGGATACCGAACTCTCTCTGAAAAATATGGACACGCTTTGGATAATTGTCTCCTGCAACCTGGCGATGGGGATCGGGACCGCTTTCGGCGGTTGGCGGATAGTCAAGACGATGGGGATGAAAATCACGAAACTGAAGCCGGTCGGCGGTTTCTGCGCCGAGACCGCGGGAGCCGCGACCCTTTTTATGGCCACCCATATGGGTATTCCGGTTTCGACCACCCACACTATCACCGGCGCCATCATCGGCGTCGGGGCGACCAACAGACTGTCAGGAATTAAGTGGGGGGTGGCCGGAAGGATTGTCTGGGCCTGGATTTTGACGGTCCCGGCGGCTGGACTGGTGGCGGCCGGTGTCTTCTATGCGATAAAATTTCTTCATCACGGATTTTAA
- a CDS encoding membrane hypothetical protein (Evidence 5 : Unknown function) has translation MKIAQYDFPLNEKIKGNPIFLLIFLLIRIYRYLFALPVISLIAAFLLFLVAVNPSGLLSLAVPQGRWRLYLLLINILTIPIAAVLEEFSHAAVAVQLGRIDLPRVLRIRTLASANDKNLLAFSFSIANEGHFSAPELLKIRLGGPIGAMGLSVLLLIILYFIGVVEAGFGLIAGLVMPVSSLVPYRMLIESDGYAVRKVSRELKLPIVQLWLIALECFYLVIRFLLGAKVPFRYAISRQIVEAADFYSRKEYGKAAELLSEVIQFRREDPEMSNNLALALVGSGIRLDEAEALAHCALEKDPNDPQYNDTMGQVCFKLGNRSGGLEYLKKAHRLAPSDPEIRRHLDEAEAETKT, from the coding sequence ATGAAAATCGCTCAGTATGATTTTCCTCTCAATGAAAAGATCAAGGGCAACCCCATTTTTCTTCTAATTTTTCTCCTTATAAGAATCTATCGCTATTTGTTTGCTCTCCCGGTCATTTCTTTGATCGCCGCATTTTTGCTTTTTCTCGTGGCTGTAAATCCTTCCGGTCTCTTATCCCTGGCCGTGCCTCAGGGCCGCTGGCGGTTGTACCTCCTGCTGATCAATATTTTGACCATACCGATCGCGGCCGTCCTGGAAGAATTCTCGCATGCCGCGGTTGCCGTTCAGTTGGGGCGAATCGACCTGCCCCGGGTTCTCCGTATCAGAACGCTGGCATCGGCGAACGACAAAAATTTGCTGGCCTTCTCTTTCTCGATCGCAAATGAGGGACATTTTTCCGCGCCGGAACTGCTGAAAATCAGATTGGGCGGCCCGATCGGGGCGATGGGACTGTCGGTCCTGCTTTTAATTATCCTGTATTTCATCGGGGTCGTAGAGGCAGGATTCGGACTGATAGCCGGACTCGTGATGCCGGTCAGTTCCCTCGTGCCGTACCGTATGCTGATTGAAAGCGACGGGTATGCGGTCCGGAAAGTCTCCCGCGAACTGAAATTGCCGATAGTGCAATTGTGGCTGATCGCTCTGGAATGCTTTTACCTGGTGATTCGCTTTTTACTGGGAGCGAAGGTTCCTTTCAGATATGCCATTTCGCGCCAAATTGTCGAGGCCGCCGATTTCTATTCCCGGAAGGAATATGGAAAGGCCGCCGAATTGCTTTCCGAGGTCATTCAATTTCGCCGCGAAGACCCGGAAATGTCTAATAATCTGGCCCTGGCTTTGGTTGGGTCGGGGATCAGGCTCGATGAGGCCGAGGCGCTGGCCCATTGTGCCCTCGAAAAAGACCCGAATGATCCCCAGTACAATGACACCATGGGACAGGTCTGTTTCAAACTCGGGAACCGCTCGGGGGGGCTGGAGTATCTGAAAAAGGCGCACCGCCTCGCTCCTTCCGATCCGGAAATCCGCCGGCATCTCGATGAGGCCGAGGCGGAGACCAAGACATAA
- a CDS encoding putative Prolyl oligopeptidase (Evidence 3 : Putative function from multiple computational evidences; Product type e : enzyme) codes for MQRKAVYFILLGVMLLGIAIHAQESPQVPNLLKEIDPWVTTDTGRIMNFIDSTSKVTTQMLEGSPYWAPTVRDLNFLLGIDYMGSPQIDNTGRMYFLMRITGESEALFYVDKPMSWPVQMTPNSWAEEGYAISYYAVNPNGAYALVGVNQYGDEMHDIWYFGRDGKFRPLLQDRKIRYAGVIFDEDDPDQFYLYIDNRKTINFARYTISAGKLDTLYTEPGAIYPNDYRKGKLLFTRAFSFSQSQLAIYDINSKKVTDLTDTANFWGAAFTAGGQVVTLTSAKSSDNEFMKFCLINPDKPKEMSVIYDPKMETDEFAFIRKMGTIVASLNKDGYSELTAFAVDGNSIPMAKPEIGVIAGVTGNDKGDIVFGFNSPVVPPTAFWTKVGDPKMEQIGKVSTFGFDFSNIKVDVIRYKSPDGTMIPALLYVPWNAVKNGANPAIVNYHGGPPGQSRPNFQRNIAFALSKGFIIMFPNVRGSTGYGPAWERADNLEGRFKALKDAEAALDYLIAEKWSSPNKIAIWGGSYGGYTVDWLATQVPDKFACAVSEVGVSDVDFTNRHSSQVFAKGWEKEYGPVGSPLTHKLSPIFYADNVKRPILLTGGYNDPRVPPSDPRRFAYVLSRLGKPVWYYESTEEGHGGSFKAQVIHELASSYVFTMMHIM; via the coding sequence ATGCAAAGGAAAGCAGTTTATTTTATTCTGCTTGGGGTTATGCTTCTGGGTATTGCCATTCACGCCCAGGAATCTCCTCAAGTTCCGAATCTTCTCAAAGAAATCGATCCCTGGGTTACGACCGACACCGGGCGGATCATGAATTTTATCGATAGCACCAGCAAGGTAACGACACAGATGCTGGAGGGTTCGCCCTACTGGGCGCCAACGGTGCGGGATCTGAATTTTCTTTTAGGCATCGATTATATGGGGAGCCCCCAGATCGACAATACCGGGCGGATGTATTTCCTGATGAGAATCACGGGCGAAAGCGAGGCCCTCTTCTATGTCGATAAACCGATGAGCTGGCCGGTGCAGATGACGCCGAACAGCTGGGCGGAAGAGGGGTACGCCATCAGTTATTACGCCGTCAACCCGAACGGGGCGTACGCGCTGGTCGGGGTCAACCAGTACGGCGATGAAATGCATGATATTTGGTATTTCGGCCGAGACGGGAAATTCCGGCCGCTTCTGCAGGACCGGAAAATACGGTACGCCGGGGTGATTTTCGATGAGGATGACCCGGATCAGTTCTATCTTTATATCGACAACCGCAAGACGATCAATTTTGCCCGGTACACCATTTCGGCGGGAAAACTGGACACTCTCTACACCGAACCGGGGGCGATTTACCCCAACGATTACCGCAAGGGGAAACTGCTTTTCACCCGGGCTTTTTCATTTTCTCAGAGCCAACTGGCCATATATGATATCAATTCCAAAAAAGTAACCGATCTGACCGATACCGCCAATTTCTGGGGGGCCGCTTTCACCGCCGGCGGCCAGGTGGTGACACTGACATCGGCGAAATCATCGGATAACGAGTTCATGAAGTTCTGCCTGATCAATCCCGATAAGCCGAAAGAAATGAGCGTCATTTATGATCCCAAAATGGAGACCGATGAGTTCGCTTTCATTCGCAAGATGGGGACGATTGTGGCCTCGCTCAACAAGGACGGCTATTCGGAATTGACGGCGTTTGCCGTTGACGGCAACAGCATCCCGATGGCCAAACCGGAGATCGGAGTTATCGCCGGTGTCACCGGCAACGACAAAGGCGATATTGTCTTCGGATTCAATTCACCGGTGGTGCCGCCGACCGCCTTCTGGACCAAAGTCGGCGATCCCAAAATGGAGCAGATCGGCAAGGTTTCGACTTTCGGATTCGATTTCTCGAATATCAAGGTCGATGTCATCAGGTACAAATCGCCCGATGGCACCATGATTCCGGCGCTTCTTTATGTTCCGTGGAACGCCGTCAAGAACGGCGCCAATCCCGCCATTGTCAATTATCACGGCGGGCCCCCGGGGCAGAGCCGTCCCAATTTCCAGCGCAATATTGCCTTCGCCCTGAGCAAGGGATTTATCATCATGTTCCCCAACGTGCGCGGTTCGACCGGGTACGGGCCGGCCTGGGAACGGGCCGATAATCTCGAGGGACGGTTCAAAGCCCTCAAAGACGCCGAGGCGGCGCTCGATTATCTAATCGCGGAAAAATGGAGCAGTCCGAATAAGATCGCGATCTGGGGCGGATCGTACGGTGGCTATACGGTCGATTGGCTGGCGACCCAGGTCCCGGACAAATTCGCCTGTGCCGTTTCCGAGGTCGGCGTCTCCGATGTCGATTTCACCAACCGGCATTCGTCGCAGGTCTTCGCCAAAGGATGGGAGAAAGAGTACGGGCCGGTCGGCAGTCCTCTGACGCACAAACTGTCGCCGATTTTCTATGCCGATAATGTCAAGCGCCCGATTCTTTTGACCGGAGGGTACAATGACCCGCGCGTCCCGCCGTCGGATCCCCGCCGATTCGCTTATGTACTATCGAGACTGGGCAAGCCGGTCTGGTACTATGAAAGCACCGAAGAGGGACACGGCGGCTCCTTCAAGGCGCAGGTTATTCATGAACTGGCCAGTTCGTATGTGTTTACGATGATGCACATAATGTAG
- a CDS encoding putative Transcriptional regulator ArsR family (Evidence 3 : Putative function from multiple computational evidences), which yields MFKIEEKEVSELPKFYATAEIAAMLKMNPQVIARKLQKGEIVAYKIGKDWRVSEKELFSWLERHSNQARNDPGAKVVRNFMNNGRITALPAQRKKRRYLLEHILRRFEMNQVYAEKQVNSIIGEMFEDFCTVRREFIMNGMMTRTGGKYIRNSSYIFQK from the coding sequence TTGTTCAAAATCGAGGAAAAGGAAGTGTCCGAATTACCTAAATTTTACGCCACCGCCGAGATCGCGGCGATGCTCAAAATGAATCCGCAGGTGATCGCCCGCAAACTGCAAAAGGGGGAGATTGTCGCTTACAAAATCGGCAAAGACTGGCGGGTCTCGGAAAAGGAATTGTTTTCATGGCTGGAACGTCACTCTAACCAGGCCCGGAACGACCCGGGGGCCAAAGTGGTGCGGAATTTCATGAACAACGGCCGGATCACCGCCCTTCCCGCCCAGCGGAAGAAGCGCCGTTATCTATTGGAGCATATCCTGCGCCGGTTTGAAATGAATCAGGTCTATGCCGAGAAGCAGGTCAATAGCATTATTGGAGAGATGTTTGAGGATTTCTGCACGGTGCGCCGGGAGTTTATCATGAACGGGATGATGACCCGCACCGGCGGCAAATATATCCGCAACAGCAGTTATATATTTCAGAAATAG
- the cadA gene encoding putative cadmium-transporting ATPase (Evidence 3 : Putative function from multiple computational evidences) yields MANVAFKIEGLDCAEEVAILKREIGPMVGGEENLTFDILNGKMTVARDGAGHDNDTIVQAVARTGMKATPWLEFCASGVCAVEESFWKRRGRLTMGIVSGILLLAGFISQSLYDHSFLSALTGEHEEGAMTIVFYFAAAVAGAWYILPKALFSLRRLRPDMNLLMTVAAIGAMIIGEWFEAATVTFLFAVALLLESWSVGRARHAISALMDLSPTIARVIDANGGKIEEKPVAEVAISATVVVRPGEKIPLDGTITKGSSTVNQAPITGESIPVEKKIGDEVFAGTINNEGAFEFEVIRPANDTTLARIIHMVEEAQAHRAPAEQWVEKFAKYYTPIMFGAAIIMATVPPLAFGGEWQRWFYQALVVLVIACPCALVISTPVSIVAGLTSAARAGVLIKGGAYLEAPAHLQAIALDKTGTLTYGRPEVMRILPFSGHDDKELLSRAAALEAMSQHPLAEAILRRAGSEKIEVTPASHFQSVQGKGAEGLIEGRPFWIGSHQMMHEQGGETPEFHRHAEDLEKAGHSVVAIGNGNHICGLIGLSDAIREHSESAVAELKKNGIKHVVMLTGDNDGTAGAVARAAGIEEYHAELLPEHKVAAVRGLVEKYGRVAMVGDGVNDAPAMAAASVAIAMGAVGSDAAIETADIALMSDDLSKLPWLIKHSRRTVRIIKENIWFALGLKALFLGLALANLATLWMAIAADMGASLLVIFNGLRLLNSNSN; encoded by the coding sequence ATGGCTAATGTCGCGTTCAAAATAGAGGGTCTGGATTGCGCCGAAGAGGTCGCGATTCTCAAACGGGAAATCGGCCCGATGGTCGGCGGCGAAGAGAATCTCACGTTCGACATTCTCAACGGGAAAATGACGGTTGCGCGCGACGGCGCCGGCCACGATAATGATACTATCGTGCAGGCGGTCGCCCGGACCGGGATGAAAGCAACCCCGTGGCTAGAGTTCTGCGCGTCCGGTGTCTGCGCGGTGGAAGAAAGTTTCTGGAAACGGCGGGGCCGCCTGACCATGGGGATAGTCAGCGGCATTTTGCTTCTGGCCGGATTTATTTCGCAATCGCTCTACGATCACAGTTTCCTTTCGGCCCTGACCGGCGAGCATGAAGAAGGGGCGATGACCATTGTATTCTATTTCGCGGCGGCGGTGGCAGGAGCGTGGTACATCCTCCCCAAGGCGTTATTTTCTCTTCGGCGGCTCCGTCCCGACATGAACCTTCTGATGACCGTCGCGGCAATCGGCGCGATGATTATCGGGGAATGGTTCGAGGCGGCGACGGTAACATTCCTGTTTGCGGTGGCATTACTCCTGGAATCGTGGAGTGTCGGCCGGGCCCGCCATGCCATCAGCGCCCTGATGGACCTCTCCCCCACCATAGCGAGGGTGATTGATGCCAATGGCGGCAAAATCGAAGAAAAACCGGTGGCGGAAGTAGCAATCAGCGCGACCGTCGTGGTGCGCCCCGGAGAAAAAATTCCTCTCGATGGTACAATCACCAAAGGAAGCAGTACGGTTAACCAGGCGCCGATTACGGGGGAATCGATTCCGGTGGAGAAAAAGATCGGCGACGAAGTTTTCGCCGGGACCATCAACAACGAAGGGGCGTTCGAATTCGAGGTTATCCGCCCGGCCAACGACACGACCTTGGCGCGGATCATCCATATGGTGGAAGAAGCGCAGGCGCATCGCGCTCCCGCCGAGCAATGGGTGGAGAAATTCGCCAAATATTACACGCCGATAATGTTCGGCGCGGCGATCATAATGGCCACGGTGCCGCCGCTGGCGTTCGGCGGGGAATGGCAGAGGTGGTTCTATCAGGCGCTGGTGGTGCTGGTGATCGCCTGTCCCTGCGCGCTGGTGATTTCAACGCCGGTAAGTATCGTGGCAGGATTGACTTCGGCGGCCCGGGCCGGGGTTCTGATAAAGGGCGGGGCGTATCTCGAAGCGCCGGCGCATCTGCAGGCGATCGCTCTGGACAAAACCGGCACCCTGACCTATGGCCGTCCCGAGGTGATGCGCATTCTGCCGTTCAGCGGGCATGACGATAAGGAACTTCTCTCTCGCGCCGCGGCCCTGGAAGCGATGAGCCAGCATCCGCTGGCGGAAGCGATTCTGCGCCGGGCCGGAAGCGAAAAGATCGAAGTGACCCCGGCATCCCATTTCCAATCGGTGCAGGGCAAGGGGGCGGAGGGCCTGATCGAGGGGCGTCCGTTCTGGATCGGGAGCCATCAGATGATGCATGAGCAGGGAGGCGAAACACCGGAATTTCATCGCCATGCCGAAGATCTCGAAAAGGCGGGGCATTCGGTGGTCGCCATCGGCAACGGGAACCATATCTGCGGATTGATCGGGCTGTCGGATGCCATTCGAGAGCATTCTGAGTCGGCGGTCGCGGAACTTAAGAAGAATGGAATCAAGCATGTCGTGATGCTGACCGGCGATAACGACGGCACCGCCGGAGCGGTGGCGCGGGCGGCGGGAATCGAGGAGTATCACGCGGAACTTCTCCCCGAGCACAAAGTCGCCGCCGTAAGAGGGCTGGTCGAAAAATACGGGCGGGTGGCGATGGTCGGCGACGGGGTCAATGATGCTCCGGCAATGGCGGCGGCTTCGGTAGCCATTGCGATGGGGGCGGTCGGCAGTGACGCCGCCATCGAAACGGCCGATATCGCGTTGATGTCGGATGATTTATCAAAACTGCCGTGGCTGATTAAGCACAGCCGGCGGACGGTCAGAATAATAAAGGAAAATATCTGGTTCGCGCTGGGGCTGAAGGCGCTTTTCCTGGGATTGGCGCTGGCGAACCTGGCGACACTATGGATGGCGATCGCGGCCGACATGGGGGCGTCGCTTCTGGTCATCTTCAACGGGCTTCGGCTTCTCAATTCCAACAGCAACTGA
- a CDS encoding conserved hypothetical protein (Evidence 4 : Unknown function but conserved in other organisms): MFKGLLPKEAGFFDFFEQHSLLAIEACKELHAIALNPAEMKSRAARIREIEHQADNITHKCIDALHRTFITPIDRTDIHHLIKKLDDVVDSLDSTASRMILYELTTPRPEFKLFTEVLTTATQEINGAIHHLREMKKSEKTIEKYCRAIYEAENRGDQVLRAALAALFNDEKEAGPVIKWKDIFERMEVAIDRCEDVANIVEGIVIEAS, from the coding sequence ATGTTTAAGGGGTTACTGCCCAAAGAAGCCGGGTTTTTCGATTTCTTCGAACAACATAGTCTCCTGGCGATCGAGGCCTGCAAGGAACTGCACGCTATCGCCCTGAATCCGGCGGAGATGAAAAGCCGGGCCGCCCGGATAAGGGAAATCGAGCATCAGGCCGACAATATCACCCACAAATGTATCGACGCCCTGCATCGCACTTTTATTACCCCCATCGACCGCACCGATATCCATCACCTGATTAAGAAACTCGATGATGTTGTCGATTCCCTCGATTCGACCGCCTCCCGGATGATCCTTTACGAACTCACCACCCCCCGACCGGAATTCAAACTTTTCACCGAAGTCCTGACAACCGCCACACAGGAAATCAACGGCGCCATCCATCACCTGCGGGAAATGAAGAAAAGTGAGAAGACAATCGAGAAATACTGCCGGGCCATATATGAGGCCGAAAATCGCGGCGATCAGGTTCTGCGCGCCGCGCTGGCGGCCCTGTTTAACGACGAAAAAGAGGCCGGCCCGGTTATCAAATGGAAAGATATATTCGAGCGGATGGAAGTCGCCATCGACCGCTGCGAGGATGTGGCCAATATCGTTGAAGGTATCGTCATCGAGGCCTCCTGA